Genomic segment of Mycolicibacterium psychrotolerans:
TGCGGGCGAATTCCTCGGGGGTTCCGCCGACGAAGTTCCAGTGATCGGCGTACTGGGCGGTGATCCGCAGCGTGCGCTTCTCGCCGTTCCCGCCGATGCAGATGGGCGGGTGCGGCTGCTGCGGGCCCTTCGGCTCGTTCCGGGCGTCCTTGAGTTGGTAGTAGGTGCCGTCGAAGGTGGTGGTCTCCTGCGAGAGCAGGCCTTTGAGTACCTGGCAGGCCTCCTCGAAGCGGTCGAAGCGCTCCTTGATGCTGCCGAGCTCGATGCCGTAGGCGCCGGACTCCTCTTCGTTCCAGCCGGCGCCGATGCCCAGTTCCAGGCGACCATCGGACACGATGTCCAGGGCCGAGGCCATGTTGGCCAGGACGGCGGGGTGCCGGTAGTGGATGCCGGTCACGAGCACCCCGACCCGCAGCCGGGTGGTCGCCTGCGCCAGCGCCGTGAGCGTCACCCACCCCTCCAGGCAGGGGCCGGTCGAGTCGGAGAAGATCGGATAGAAGTGGTCGAAGGTCCAGCCGGACTCGAAGACGTCGATGTCGTCGGCGGCCTTCCAGACCGCCAGCATGTCGGACCAGGTGGTGTTCTGCGGCGAAGTCTTGAATGCGAATCTCACTTCTTCGACTCTAGGTCCGTCGCGATGACTTCTCGACCGCCGGCAGGTCGGTACGGACATGATCGACATGACCTCGGCGTGTGCACGCACCGCCGACCTTCTGCACAACATCGGCGACGAGCACCTGGCGGGCCCCACACCCTGCGCGGATATGACGGTGGCGGCGTTGGTGTCCCACCTCGGCGGCCTGGCGGCGGCGTTCACCGCGGCGGCGGCCAAGCAGTTCGGCGAGCTCACCGACACCCCGCCGGAGGTCAGTGAGGAACTCGACGACGATTGGCACGCCGCGTATCCGAAGCGGCTCGCCGAGCTGGCCGCCGCCTGGCGCGAACCGTCGGCGTGGCAGGGAATGTCCCGGGCAGGCGGCGTCGACTTCCCCGCAGACGTCGGCGGGCTGATCGCACTGACCGAGGTCGTCGTGCACGGGTGGGATCTCGCGCGCGCGACGGGGCAGCCCTACGCGGTCGAGGACGCGGTTCTGGAGGCGGTGCTGCCGCATGTCACGGAAATCGCCGAACAGGGTCCGGTGGAGGGGCTGTTCGCTGCGCCGGTGCCCGTCGGCGAGAATGCTCCGCTGCCGGACCGGGTGATCGCGCTCACCGGCCGGGATCCGGGCTGGACTCCCTAGCCGCTCAGTGCGGCCGGCCGCTCACATGGGTGCGGGCGTGCTCGATCGCCTCGTCGAGGGTGCCCACGAGATGGCGTTCGTGGCGCAGTGATTCGAAGACGCCGACGTTCTCCAGCAATGCCGTGTGCTCCTCGCGCACCCCCTTGATGATGACCGTGATGCCGCGGGATTCCAGCTCGGCGCAGATCTGCGCGAGCGTGTTCGCACCGGTGGCGTCGAGCATGCCCAGTTGCGACATCCGGATGATGACCACAGAGGTGTGCGGATGGTCGGCGTCGACGATCGCCGTCCAGATGCGGTCGGCCACCCCGAAGAACATCGCTCCGTCCAGACGCAGCAGTGCGATCTCGTCGTCACCGGGCGCGGCCGGGCCTGGCAGGTTCTCCCGCACCACGGCGCTGCGCCGTGCCACGCTGCGGAGGGCGAAGAAGGCGGCGACGACGATGCCGATCTCGACCGCGTCGATGAGATCGAAGCAGACGGTGACGGCCGCGGTCAGAACGAATGTCAGGGCATCAGACCGGGTGGAGCACAGAATCTTTCGCATCGTCGATGCGGAGATCATCCGAAACGAGGTCACCATCAGCACACCGGCCAGCGCCGAGAGCGGAATCGCCGACACCGGCCCGGTGGCCAGGTAGACGACGCCCAGCAGGACCAGGGAGTGCACGATCGCCGACACTCGGGTCCGGGCGCCGGATCTGACGTTGACCGCGGTGCGGGCGATCGCTCCGGTCGCGGGCATCCCGCCGAAGACGCCCGAGGCCACCGACGCCAGACCCTGCCCGACCAGTTCGCGGTCGGGGTCGTACGGACCGGTCGGCGACATCGTGGCGGCGACGCGCGCGGACAGCAGTGATTCGATGGCCGCCAGCGCGGCGATGGCCAGCGCCGCGCCGACGAGGTCGCGCAAGGCGCCGACGTCGGCGTGGGGGAGCACCGGGGCGGGCAGCTGCGAAGGGAGTTCCCCGATCGTGGCCACCGGCAGTCCCAGGGCGATGACGAGGACCGTCGCGGCGACGACCGCCGCGAGCGACGCGGGAACACCGCGGTGCAGTCGCGGCAGGGCCGTCATGAGGACGGCGACGAACGCCACCACACCGAGGGTTCGTGCCGCCTGACCCCAGTCGGCGTGGGCGACGACGTGCCACGCCGTCGCCAGCGTGCGTTCGCCGGCCGCGCCGCTGGCGCCGAACGCCGCGGGCACCTGCTGCAGGAAGATGATGGCGGCGATGCCGAGGGTGAATCCCTCGATGACCGGCCACGGGATGAACGTCACCGCGCGTCCCAGTCCCGTGACTCCGGCGGCCACGACGAGCAAGCCGGCCAGCACGGTGACCAGAGCGACGCTGCCGAGGCCGTGCGCGACGACGATCGGCGCCAGCACCACGGCCATCGCGCCGGTCGGACCGGACACCTGGACGTTGGATCCGCCGAACACGGCGGCGACCAGTCCGGCGACGACGGCGGTGATGAGTCCGGCTGCCGCGCCGACCCCGGAGCTGATCCCGAACGCCAGCGCCAGCGGGAGGGCGACGACGCCCACGGTGACGCCGGCCAGGATGTCACGGCGCCACGACTGCGGCAGGTCCGCGTAGTCGCGGCGGCCCGGCAGCAGGCGGGCGATCATCGGGGTTCGCCGAGCGGCGGGAGCGAGTCGAGGGCGTCGAGCCGAGTCCTCTGTGCGCCGAGGGTGTCGGCGAGGAAGGTGCGGGCGATCACCAGCAGTTCGGCGATCTTGGGGTGGGCCAACTCGTAGATCACCGCGTTGCCGACACGTTGGCCTGTGACGACGTGGTGGCGTTTGAGCACCGCGAGGTGCTGGGAGAGCACCGTGGGCTCGATGTCGGCTTGGGCGAGGATCTCGCTCACCGGCGTGGGTCGACCGCTGGCCGAGAGGATCTCGAGCACACGGATGCGTGCGGGATGGGCCAGCGCCTTGAACAGATTGGCCTTGGTCTCGTAGAGCGGGCGCTGCTCGCCGGTGGGGAAGCGATCGGACACGGTGCACCTAGTGGATTGATGGTTTGAGTGAAGTCTCAAGTGAAAGGCTACAGGATGCGATGTCCGGGCACACTGGTGGCATGGATCCGGTCACCGCTCTGCGCCAGATCGCCTATTACAAGGACCGTGCGCGCGAGGATCCGCGGCGGGTGATGGCCTACCGCAACGCCGCTGACGTCGTCGAAGCACTCACCGATGCCCAGCGCGAGAAGCACGGCGCCGCCAACAGCTGGCAGTCGCTGCCCAGGATCGGGCCCAAGACCGCCAAGGTGATCGCGCAGGCCTGGGCCGGTCAGGAACCCGACGTGCTGGTCGAGTTGCGCGAGTCAGCGCAGGATCTCGGCGGCGGTGACATCCGTGCCGCCCTGCGCGGGGACCTGCATGTGCATTCGAATTGGTCGGATGGCTCGGCGCCCATCGAGGAGATGATGCTGGCCGCCCGCGACCTCGGCCACGAGTACTGCGCGCTGACCGATCACTCGCCGCGGCTGAAGATCGCCAACGGACTGTCGCCCGACCGGCTGCGCGAGCAGCTCGACGTCATCGACGAGATCCGCGAAATCGTCGCTCCCATGCGGATTCTCACCGGAATCGAAGTCGACATCCTCGAGGACGGCTCGCTCGACCAGGAGCCAGAGCTGCTCGACCGCCTCGACGTCGTGGTCGCCAGCGTGCACTCCAAGCTCGCGATGGATGCCCCGGCGATGACGCGGCGCATGATCAAGGCCGTCGAGAACCCGCACACCGACGTCCTCGGCCACTGCACCGGCCGCCTCGTCACCGGCGGGCGCGGCATGCGTCCCGAGTCGAAGTTCGACGCCGAAGCCGTCTTCACCGCATGCCGCGACGCCGGCACCGCCGTGGAGATCAACTCCCGGCCCGAACGCCGGGACCCGCCGACCCGTCTGCTCACGCTCGCGATGGACATCGGCTGTGTGTTCTCGATCGACACCGACTCGCACGCACCGGGGCAGCTGGACTTCCTGGGCTATGGCGCTCAGCGCGCGCTCGATGCCGGGCTCGCGCCCGAGCGCATCGTCAACACGTGGGATGCCGAGACGCTGCTCGAGTGGACCCGGTCCTGAATCAGTCAGGCAGCATCGGCATCTCCCATCCCGGGTCCCGGCCGACCAGCACGCCCCGCATGACCGCCGCGTTGCCGTAGCGGCCGCGCACCCGGTCGACTGCCGAGTCGATGCGCGTGTTGTCGGCCGTCAGCGCGGAATGGGTGAACGGCAGCTCCATCTGCTGGGCACCGTCGCGGTCGATGTTGCAGACCGCGAACCCGATCAGCGTCAGGCCGCGTTCGGCGATCAACGGCCCCGCCGCCGCGACCAGCGCCCGGGCCGCCCCGAGGATCACATCGGTCGACGCGGTGGCCCTCGGCAACGTGTGCGACCGGGTCACGCGGGCGAAGTCGTCGAATCGCAGGCGCAACACCACGGTGCGCCCGGTGCGCTCGGCCGACCGCATCCGCCGCGTGATGCGGTCGACCAGGTTGACCACGACCGCGTCGACCTCCGGCGCCGACATCGTGTTGCCGGCCCGGCCCAGTGCACGCTGGGCGCCGACCGAGCGGCGGCGCTGCCCGGTGACGACGCGCCGACGATCGATGTTGTGAGCCAACGCGAACAGCTGCCGACCCATCGCGCCGCCCACCATCGAGCTCAGAGTCGCCTCGTTGAGGTCGGCCACGTCGGCGACCGTCTCGATGCCGTGCTCGCGCAGCCTGCCCGCGGTCTTCGCGCCGACACCCCACAACCGCCGCACCGGCAGCGGGTGCAGAAACGCCAGTTCGCGGTCCGGCGGCACCAGCAGGAGTCCGTCGGGCTTGGCCTCCTGACTGGCCACCTTGGCCAGGAACTTTGTGCGGGCGATCCCCACGGTGATCGGCAACCCGACCTCGTCGCGGACCCGTTCGCGCAGCCGCGCGCCGATCTGCACGGGGGTGCCCGACACCCGGCGCAGCCCCGAGACGTCGAGGAACGCCTCGTCGACCGACAGCGGCTCCACGAGCGGCGTCGTGTCCCGGAACACTTCGAACACGGCGTCGCTGGCCTTCGAGTACGCCGACATGCGGGGAGGCACGACCACGGCCTGCGGGCACAGCGCACGTGCCTGCCGTCCACCCATCGCGGTGCGCACGCCGTAGGCCTTGGCCTCGTAGCTGGCCGCCAGCACCACTCCGGCGCCGACGATCACCGGTTGGCGGCGCAGCGCCGGGTTGTCCCGCTGTTCCACCGACGCGTAGAACGAATCGAGATCAGCGTGGAGGATGCTCGCTTCCCCGGACACGAACATATGTTCGCATCAGTGGCCGACATCTCCCGCCGGATCGCCGTAGATGGCCGATGTCCAGATGTGCACGAGGTTGTCCAGCACCCGATGGTCGGGGATCGAGGGCTGGTGCCCGACGAAGGCCGCCGCCATCACCGACTCGTTCATCAGGTTCAGGGCGGTCGACAACTCGAGGGCGGGCACCGTCACCGGCGCCGCACCGTCGGCGCGCTCGGCCTCGATGACCGCGGCGATGTGCTCGATCCAGCGCTGCATCGACTGGGCCCACAGTTCCCGGGCCTCGGAATGAGTGTCCCTGACCCCCACCGTCGCCGCGCACACCGCGCGGTGGGCGCCGAAAGTGCTGACGAAGACGTCGATGCCCCGGCGCCAGATCGCCCGCCGATCAGCGGGCCGGTTGGCGATCAGATCGTCGAGCGCGACGTCCGCCTCGGCGATGACGCGCTCCAGCAGCGTCAATAGCACGGCGTCCTTGGACGGGAAATAGAAGTAGAACGTGGGGCGGGAGATCCCGGCGCCCTTGGCCAGATCATCGACCGAGATCTCGGCGAGCGGACGGTCTTCCAGCAGCCGTTCGGCGGTCTCGAGGATCGCGATCTCCCGGTCGTCACCGGACGGGCGCGTCGCGCGCCTGCTCCGGGTCGATCGGGGGTGGCCGGTGGTCGTCACTTCCCCGACTTTACATCATGTCGACATTATCGACGCACTGTTGACTACGTCGACGCGCCGTTGATAGCGTGGCGCGATGAGCGAGTTCGTCGACGTCGTCATCGTGGGGGCCGGCATCTCCGGCATCAGCGCCGCCTGGCACCTGCAAGACCGCTGCCCGGGTAAGAGCTACGTCATCCTGGAACGCCGCGCCAACCTCGGCGGCACCTGGGACCTGTTCCAATACCCCGGTATCCGCTCGGACTCCGACATGTTCACGCTCGGGTTCCGCTTCAAGCCGTGGACATCGAATAAGGCCATCGCCGACGGGCCCGCGATCATGGCCTATCTCGAGGAGACCGTCGCCGAGTACGGCATCGACAAGCACATCCGATACGGGCAGAACGTCACTCATGCCGACTGGTCGGATGCGGACAACCGCTGGACGGTGACCGTCGAGCGCGGGGGCGAGCAGGTCGAGATCTCGGCGCGCTACCTGATGGCGTGCAGCGGCTACTACAACTACGACCAGGGCTACTCTCCCGAGTTCCCCGGCGAGCAGGACTTCGCCGGCCCGATCGTGCACCCCCAGCACTGGCCCGCGGACCTCGACTACGCCGGCAAGCGGATCGTCGTCATCGGCAGTGGCGCCACCGCCGTCACTCTCATTCCGGCCCTTGCCGATTCGGGAGCAGGGCACCTGACCATGCTGCAGCGCTCACCGACGTTCATCGCCGCGCTTCCCGACGTCGACCCGTTCAGCGTCGCGACCAACAAGCGCCTGCCCGCCAAGGCTGCCTACGTGCTCAACCGGTGGAAGAGCATCCTCGTCCAATCCGCCCAGTATCAGATCGCGCGCAGATTCCCGGACTTCTTCCGCAAGCAACTGCTGACCATGGCCAAGCACCGGCTGCCCGAAGGCTACGACGTCGAGAAGCACTTCAACCCGCGCTACAACCCGTGGGACGAGCGAGTCTGCCTGGCCCCCAACGGCGACCTGTTCAAGACAATCCGCGCGGGCAAGGCCGACGTCGTCACCGACACGATCGAGCGGTTCACCGCAACCGGCATCGCGCTGGCCTCCGGTAACCACCTGGACGCCGACATCATCGTCACCGCAACGGGTTTGAATCTGCAGCTGTTCGGCGGTGCGTCGATCTCCCGCAACGGCGAGCCGCTGGTGCTCAACGACTCGATGGCCTACAAGGGCATGATGCTGACCAACATGCCGAACATGGCGTTCACGATCGGCTACACCAACGCCAGCTGGACGCTGAAGGCCGATCTGGTCTCCGAGTTCTTCTGCCGCGTCATCAATCACATGGACGCCGGCGGCTTCGACGCCGTCGAGCCGCAGCACCCCGGTAGCAGCGTGGACGAACGGCCGGTGATGGACTTCACCCCGGGCTACGTGCTGCGCGCACTGGACTACCTGCCCAAGGCGGGCTCGCGGGCACCCTGGCGGCTCAAGCAGAACTACCTGCTCGACCTCCAGCTGATCCGGCGGGGCAAGGTCGACGACGCGGCACTGCGGTTCACCAGACACGCAGCGCCGGTGCGGACTTCCGCCTAGATGGCCTGGTCGACGACCACGATCCCGTCGTCGTCGCTGTAGGCGATGTGGCCGGGGGTGAACACCACACCCCCGAACTCGACGGCGGCGTCGCGCAGCCCCTCACCGGTCTTCGTGCTCTTGCGCGGATTGGTGCCCAGCGCCTTGATGCCGATGTCGAGGGTCCGCAACGTCGAGGCGTCCCGCACCGCCCCGTTGACGATCAGACCCGACCAGCCGTTGGACCGGCCCAGCTCGGCGATGACGTCACCCACCAGGGCGGTGTGCACCGAACCGTCGCCGTCGATCACCAGCACGCCGCCATCACCCGGCTCGGACAGCACCGACTTCAGCAGCGCGTTGTCTTCGAAGCAGCGCACCGTGGTGATCGGGCCGGCGAACTCGGCGCGTCCGCCGAACTGGCGCATCTGCAGATCGCAACTGCGGACGTCGGGTCCGATCTCGTCGACCAGGTCAGCGGTGGGGCGAGGGGTGATGGTCACCGCGCCATTATGCCGTGATGATGCCGTGCATCAGTTCCTCCAGGAGGGCGACGGTCAGTCGTCGTGGTTGCGCCGCGCAGCCAACAGCACCACGATGAGCGCCAGCACACCGGTGATCACCGCGGCGGCGACGGGCAGCCGTGACGACGCAGGGGCTTCACGCGGTACCGGCGGCGGGCCGGTGACAGCGGTGCTCGCGGTGGCGACGGTCGACTTCGCCTGTGCCGCAGCCTCTTTGGCGGCGGTCGCCAGTGCATCGGCGTCCTGCGGCGGTGCCACCTGCGCGACCGGGCCCTTCTTCGGCGGCGCCTTCTTGACCGGGGCCTTCTTCGCCGGAGCGGCAGCCTTTTTCGCGGGCGCGTTCTTGGCGGGGACCTTCTTGGCCGGAGCCTTCTTCGCCGGGGCCTTCTTGGCGGGTGCTTTCTTCGCGGCGGGCGCCTTCTTCACCGGATCGGGCTCCGGGCGTGCGGGATCGTGCCCGTCCTCGGGCCGGTCCGACTGCTCCGCCATGTCGCTGCTCCTTTGACGTCTCTGCACCGGCAGGGTGCCTCAATCATGCCAGGTCACTCGTGACGGCCGTCCCGGTGTCAGCCCGTCACCGCGAGCGTCGCGGCGGCGGCCAGGGTCGCGGCCATCAGCGCCAGTTCGGTGTAGGCCCGCGCGCGGGACACCTCGGCGCTGGAGCGGTGCGCCCTGGCCGCGGGCAGCCAGTGCGCGCGGTTGCGCCAGGCGAGCACCGTCAGCGCGATCGTGAGCGCGATCTTGGCACTCAGTACCCGGCCCCAACCGGTCCCGATCAGCTGCCCTGGCGTGTCCAGCAGGGCCAGTCCGGCCACCACGCCGCCGACGAGCAGCACCGCGACGCACCCGAGGGACAGCTGGGAGAACCGCGGCAACACCCGCGCCCACTGGCCGCGGTGGTCGACGGTCAGGACGAGCGCCGCCAGGACACCGCACCACACGGCGGCCGCCAGCGCATGCAGCGCGACGGCCACCCCGGCCATCGGCTGATCGGCCAGATGCCCGGTGAGCGGGTGGCCCGCGACGCCGATGGCCGCGGCACCCGCTGTCGCGGCCGCCGTGGCCGTGGTCCGCGGGGCGAAGCAGGCCGCCGCGCACACCACGGCCGCCGCCGCGATGGTCACCAGGCCGGCCCTGCCGGGCGCGGTGTGCAGGGTGAAGTCCCACACCGTGCGCGCCCCGACGCGGACGGCGCTGCTGCCCGCGGCCTCGGCGGCAGCGAGCACCAGACGCACCAGCTCGGCCGCAAGCCACACTGCCGACGCGGCCGCCAGCGGCGCGGCGGCCCGTCGCAGCAACTCGCCGCGATATCGGGGACCGTCGAGCGCGGACACGGCGGCCAGCCCCACGGCGACCACGGCGGCACAGTCGGCCAACCCCCTGATCAGCGCCACCGCCAGCGGCGCCCCGGGAAAGGCCAGCGCCCAGGCCAGCACGCCCGCCGCCGCGGCGACGAACCCCCCGCCCGCCACCGCCCGGCGGTGCGTCACGACCTGCGCCGGACCGCCCACACCGCGCCCGCCGCCACCACGGCGACCGCCGCCACTGCGAACGGCCATGCCGGCAGTCCGCCGGACGACGGTTGCGCTGCCGCCGGCCCCGGGGTGGCGGCAGCGGGCGACGCCGGTGTCGCGGTGGCAGCCGTCGTCACGCGGTACGACCAGGAACCGGTGACCACGTGACCGTCGGCCGACGTCGCGCGGTAGTTGACGGTGTAAGTCCCGGCAGGTGCGCCGCTGCGCACGCCGACGCTGATGACCGCTCCATCCACGGTGGGGGTGCCGTCGCCCCACTGCGCGCCGTCGGGACCGACCACCGTCATCGCGGCGAACTCGGACTGCATGTCCTCGTTGAACGTCGCGCTGACCTTCGGCGGGGACTGGGTCAGTTCGGCGTTGTCGGCGGGGTCGCCGGCAATGCGCGCGGCGTGGGCCCACGCGGGCCCGGCGGAGGTCAGTGCCCCCAGGAACAGACCGCTCGCCAGGGCGGCGGCGGCGAGAACGTGGGCGAGCATGGCCGACCCACGATGAAGTGCCTTCATCGGTGTTGTCTTTCTGTGTGGTGTCCGTCTGTGGTCGCGGGGTCAGCCCGCGACAGGCGGACCCCGGTGCGACAACGACGAGGCGAGCATCAGCGACGAGAACAGCGGTTGGTCGGCGCCGCCCACGGCGGCAGCCGGCCCGATGGACACCGGTGGCGGGATGCGCACCAGGGTGCGCCGCACGACACGGCTGAGCGCCCGGCACAATCGGTCGCCTGCGCTGATCAGGGCGGCGCCCGCGAGCACCGCGGCCAGGTGCGCGGCGGCCATCGCCCACGGCGGCGCGGGAGCGGCATGCGCGTGATGGGCGGCGGCGCTGAGGATTCCGTGGCCGGCGAGCTGACCCGCCGTCAGCAGGAGCGCCATCAGCCGGACGTCGCCGGTCCGCGGTAGCGCCGTTGCGGTGGCGCCGACCGTCGCGGCGACCAGCAGCAGCTGCACCGCGGCGGGGCCCGACGGGAGACCGCCGCCGCCGAGAGCGTGCGCGGCCAGCGTGAGCGCCGCCGTCAGCAGGGCCGCGGCGCCACCGCGCAGCAGCGCCCCCTGCCGGACCGACGGGCTGGACAACGGGTCAGGCCACGCCCAGGCGCGCCAGCAGGTCGGCGTCGATGCCGTCGAGCTGCTGCGCGATGGCCGCGTGGGCGGGCCGCCGGCGGGCCGGTGGCATGTTCTCCGCGGCGGTGACCGCGGCTGCCAGGTCGGTGAGGCGTTCGCTGATCGCGGCGGCGAACTGCTTGGTCTCGGCGTCCTTGGGCTTCTTCTCGGTCAGCTGCCGCAGGGACTGCTCGGCGCCCGCGATGCGCGCCGACAGCTCGCCTCCATGCCCGGAGAACTGGCCCAGCTGACTGACCGGGACACCCAGCCTGTCGGCCCGGCGCTCGTCGATCAGGCCCCGTGCAGAGATCGAGGCACGGTAGACCAGCGGCACGACCACCGGTGCCAGCAAACGAGATACGGTCAGCGCCCTGCGAACCCGGGTGGGGGAGAACAACTTGCCTTCGCGCGCGGCCTTCAATTGCGTTTCAGCAACTTTGAGCGCGGCCCGGTCGCTGTCGCGCTGAGCGCGTAGCTGCGCGCGCAGGGCACGCTCGGTGGCCTTCTGTTCGGCCTTGAAGCGACGCACCTCGTTCTTGGCCGAGAGCTTGGCTTCCAGCTTGGCTTTGGCTTTGATCGCCCGCGCCTCGGCCCTGCGGGTTGCACGGGACTTCCGTCGTTTGAACAGACTCATCCCTGCGGCCTCTCCACTCTTCTCACCGGCATGTCCCGCCGGAGATGCGGCGGTGACGCTGACCCACACTATCGTTCGGGGTACGGGGTGGCTCGGGTGTGCCCCGGTCAGCGGCGGAGTTACCTCGGTCAGCAAACTCGCTCCTGTGCGAGAATCGACGCAACCTCTGAGCGTTCTCGACGCCAGACCCCTGGAGAGGTGGTGACGACGTGGGTTCGCGCGCGCGCACCGCTGCAGCAGCCTGCCTCGTCGCCGGTGGGGTGTGGGCCGGGTGCGCCGGGACGCCGACGGCGTACGCCGACCCGGCAGATGTCGCCGGCGCCACGGATGCCGGCGTCGACGATGGCGTCGACGACAAGGCCGATGCGTCTGAGCGCGACGCCGGCGGGGAGTCACGATCCGAGGCCGAACCCGCGCCTCCCGCCGACGAGGCCTCCGACGACGAAGCCTCCGTCGGCGAGAACGTCGACGGTGACACGAAGGTCGCCGCCGCCGAGGATCCGTCGCGGCCGTGCTGCAAGGACGGCTCGAAGGACTGCGGGCACGGCTGGCCGTGGCCGTGGCCGGACGACGACCCGGATCCGCCCGGCGCGCCGAACCCGTCCGGAGCGGGCGGCGGCAGCGACCGCCCTGTGGGCGTCCCCCGCCCGGCCGGCCCACCCCGCATCGGCACGGGGCCCGCCGGCACCCGACCACCGACCGATGTTCCGTTCGATCCCGACGTGATCGACACGATCCCCGGCGCCGGGCTGCCGGCTGCCGGCACAGCGGCTCCGATCAGCGTGCCGATACTCGCCGTTCCCGTTCCCGTTCCCGTTCCCGTTCCGGCAGGCACCGGTGGCGCCGCGACGCCGGCAGGCACCGGTGGCGGGATGCCGGCCGGACCGCGCGGGGCCGTCGCCGAACCACCGCCGGCGCGGCAGCCACCCCCGGCACCCGAGGCGCCCGCCGGATCGCCGGCGACACCGCCGGGCCGGGTCGGGTACGGCGAGGCATTGCGCAGCGCGGGCACGTCGCGACTCGCGGCGCTCGCGCTGCCCGGCGTCGCCGGAATTCTGGTGCTCACCGCACTGGGCGGGTTATTAGGCTATCGCCAGGCAAAGGCCGGCCAGGCGGTGCGAGCCCGCGGCACAGCACGATTCATGAACTGAGGGGTT
This window contains:
- a CDS encoding LLM class F420-dependent oxidoreductase, producing the protein MRFAFKTSPQNTTWSDMLAVWKAADDIDVFESGWTFDHFYPIFSDSTGPCLEGWVTLTALAQATTRLRVGVLVTGIHYRHPAVLANMASALDIVSDGRLELGIGAGWNEEESGAYGIELGSIKERFDRFEEACQVLKGLLSQETTTFDGTYYQLKDARNEPKGPQQPHPPICIGGNGEKRTLRITAQYADHWNFVGGTPEEFARKRDVLARHCADVGRDPKEILLSAHVRLGEDRDYRRVIEDCIALGAEGLDLAIIYLPPPYDPAVLEPLAETIRDSGLLSKDR
- a CDS encoding flavin-containing monooxygenase, coding for MSEFVDVVIVGAGISGISAAWHLQDRCPGKSYVILERRANLGGTWDLFQYPGIRSDSDMFTLGFRFKPWTSNKAIADGPAIMAYLEETVAEYGIDKHIRYGQNVTHADWSDADNRWTVTVERGGEQVEISARYLMACSGYYNYDQGYSPEFPGEQDFAGPIVHPQHWPADLDYAGKRIVVIGSGATAVTLIPALADSGAGHLTMLQRSPTFIAALPDVDPFSVATNKRLPAKAAYVLNRWKSILVQSAQYQIARRFPDFFRKQLLTMAKHRLPEGYDVEKHFNPRYNPWDERVCLAPNGDLFKTIRAGKADVVTDTIERFTATGIALASGNHLDADIIVTATGLNLQLFGGASISRNGEPLVLNDSMAYKGMMLTNMPNMAFTIGYTNASWTLKADLVSEFFCRVINHMDAGGFDAVEPQHPGSSVDERPVMDFTPGYVLRALDYLPKAGSRAPWRLKQNYLLDLQLIRRGKVDDAALRFTRHAAPVRTSA
- a CDS encoding SulP family inorganic anion transporter, with protein sequence MIARLLPGRRDYADLPQSWRRDILAGVTVGVVALPLALAFGISSGVGAAAGLITAVVAGLVAAVFGGSNVQVSGPTGAMAVVLAPIVVAHGLGSVALVTVLAGLLVVAAGVTGLGRAVTFIPWPVIEGFTLGIAAIIFLQQVPAAFGASGAAGERTLATAWHVVAHADWGQAARTLGVVAFVAVLMTALPRLHRGVPASLAAVVAATVLVIALGLPVATIGELPSQLPAPVLPHADVGALRDLVGAALAIAALAAIESLLSARVAATMSPTGPYDPDRELVGQGLASVASGVFGGMPATGAIARTAVNVRSGARTRVSAIVHSLVLLGVVYLATGPVSAIPLSALAGVLMVTSFRMISASTMRKILCSTRSDALTFVLTAAVTVCFDLIDAVEIGIVVAAFFALRSVARRSAVVRENLPGPAAPGDDEIALLRLDGAMFFGVADRIWTAIVDADHPHTSVVIIRMSQLGMLDATGANTLAQICAELESRGITVIIKGVREEHTALLENVGVFESLRHERHLVGTLDEAIEHARTHVSGRPH
- a CDS encoding ArsR/SmtB family transcription factor, giving the protein MSDRFPTGEQRPLYETKANLFKALAHPARIRVLEILSASGRPTPVSEILAQADIEPTVLSQHLAVLKRHHVVTGQRVGNAVIYELAHPKIAELLVIARTFLADTLGAQRTRLDALDSLPPLGEPR
- the dinB gene encoding DNA polymerase IV, with the protein product MFVSGEASILHADLDSFYASVEQRDNPALRRQPVIVGAGVVLAASYEAKAYGVRTAMGGRQARALCPQAVVVPPRMSAYSKASDAVFEVFRDTTPLVEPLSVDEAFLDVSGLRRVSGTPVQIGARLRERVRDEVGLPITVGIARTKFLAKVASQEAKPDGLLLVPPDRELAFLHPLPVRRLWGVGAKTAGRLREHGIETVADVADLNEATLSSMVGGAMGRQLFALAHNIDRRRVVTGQRRRSVGAQRALGRAGNTMSAPEVDAVVVNLVDRITRRMRSAERTGRTVVLRLRFDDFARVTRSHTLPRATASTDVILGAARALVAAAGPLIAERGLTLIGFAVCNIDRDGAQQMELPFTHSALTADNTRIDSAVDRVRGRYGNAAVMRGVLVGRDPGWEMPMLPD
- the rraA gene encoding ribonuclease E activity regulator RraA codes for the protein MTITPRPTADLVDEIGPDVRSCDLQMRQFGGRAEFAGPITTVRCFEDNALLKSVLSEPGDGGVLVIDGDGSVHTALVGDVIAELGRSNGWSGLIVNGAVRDASTLRTLDIGIKALGTNPRKSTKTGEGLRDAAVEFGGVVFTPGHIAYSDDDGIVVVDQAI
- a CDS encoding TIGR03086 family metal-binding protein, which produces MIDMTSACARTADLLHNIGDEHLAGPTPCADMTVAALVSHLGGLAAAFTAAAAKQFGELTDTPPEVSEELDDDWHAAYPKRLAELAAAWREPSAWQGMSRAGGVDFPADVGGLIALTEVVVHGWDLARATGQPYAVEDAVLEAVLPHVTEIAEQGPVEGLFAAPVPVGENAPLPDRVIALTGRDPGWTP
- a CDS encoding PHP domain-containing protein, which gives rise to MDPVTALRQIAYYKDRAREDPRRVMAYRNAADVVEALTDAQREKHGAANSWQSLPRIGPKTAKVIAQAWAGQEPDVLVELRESAQDLGGGDIRAALRGDLHVHSNWSDGSAPIEEMMLAARDLGHEYCALTDHSPRLKIANGLSPDRLREQLDVIDEIREIVAPMRILTGIEVDILEDGSLDQEPELLDRLDVVVASVHSKLAMDAPAMTRRMIKAVENPHTDVLGHCTGRLVTGGRGMRPESKFDAEAVFTACRDAGTAVEINSRPERRDPPTRLLTLAMDIGCVFSIDTDSHAPGQLDFLGYGAQRALDAGLAPERIVNTWDAETLLEWTRS
- a CDS encoding TetR/AcrR family transcriptional regulator; its protein translation is MTTTGHPRSTRSRRATRPSGDDREIAILETAERLLEDRPLAEISVDDLAKGAGISRPTFYFYFPSKDAVLLTLLERVIAEADVALDDLIANRPADRRAIWRRGIDVFVSTFGAHRAVCAATVGVRDTHSEARELWAQSMQRWIEHIAAVIEAERADGAAPVTVPALELSTALNLMNESVMAAAFVGHQPSIPDHRVLDNLVHIWTSAIYGDPAGDVGH